A portion of the Streptomyces sp. NBC_01335 genome contains these proteins:
- a CDS encoding sugar ABC transporter permease, whose protein sequence is MTALAPEKPEGHSGKAGASGTDDRTEAAGIAALARAYVERVRGGELGVLPAVLGLVVLCAFFAILRPVFLTELNFANLLTQGAGSIAIAMGLVFLLLLGEIDLSAGYASGVCAAVLAILLTNHGWPWYGAVVAAMLTGVAIGLLLGTLVAKVGIPSFVVTLAAFLGFQGIVLILLKEGTNISIEDKTILALANDNLSPALGWVLLAVCVAAYAAVQFRANSNRRARGLATSPPTLLALRLSTAAVLGGLAVYLLNQERSRNVIVDSLKGVPIVVPVIGALLVIGTFVLQRTSFGLHIYAVGGSPEGARRAGINVAFIRVAAFVICSAMAAVGGIIAASRGNSVDPNTGGSNVLLLAVGSAVIGGTSLFGGRGRVIDAVLGGMVVAVIQNGMGLMGYSSGVKYAVTGSVLLVAAGVDALSRRRAAQR, encoded by the coding sequence ATGACCGCCCTCGCACCCGAGAAGCCGGAAGGCCACAGCGGAAAGGCCGGAGCGTCCGGTACGGACGACCGCACCGAGGCGGCCGGTATCGCCGCGCTCGCCCGCGCCTACGTCGAGCGGGTGCGCGGCGGCGAACTGGGCGTGCTCCCCGCCGTTCTCGGTCTCGTCGTCCTCTGCGCGTTCTTCGCGATCCTCCGCCCGGTCTTCCTCACCGAGCTCAACTTCGCCAACCTGCTGACCCAGGGCGCCGGCAGCATCGCCATCGCCATGGGCCTGGTCTTCCTCCTGCTCCTCGGCGAGATCGACCTCTCCGCCGGGTACGCCAGCGGCGTCTGCGCCGCCGTACTGGCGATCCTCCTCACCAACCACGGCTGGCCCTGGTACGGGGCGGTGGTCGCCGCGATGCTGACCGGGGTGGCGATCGGCCTGCTCCTCGGCACCCTGGTGGCGAAGGTCGGAATTCCGTCCTTCGTCGTCACCCTGGCCGCGTTCCTGGGCTTCCAGGGCATCGTGCTGATCCTCCTGAAGGAGGGCACCAACATCTCGATCGAGGACAAGACGATCCTCGCCCTGGCCAACGACAACCTGAGCCCCGCGCTCGGTTGGGTCCTGCTCGCGGTCTGCGTCGCCGCTTACGCCGCCGTCCAGTTCCGTGCGAACAGCAACCGAAGAGCGCGCGGACTGGCCACCTCACCGCCCACCCTGCTCGCCCTGCGCCTCTCCACGGCCGCCGTGCTCGGCGGCCTGGCGGTGTACCTGCTCAACCAGGAACGCAGCCGCAACGTCATCGTCGACTCGCTCAAGGGCGTGCCCATCGTGGTGCCCGTCATCGGCGCCCTGCTGGTCATCGGCACCTTCGTCCTCCAGCGCACCTCCTTCGGCCTGCACATCTACGCGGTGGGCGGCAGCCCCGAGGGGGCCCGCAGGGCGGGCATCAACGTGGCCTTCATCCGGGTCGCCGCCTTCGTCATCTGCTCCGCCATGGCGGCCGTCGGCGGCATCATCGCCGCCTCGCGCGGCAACTCGGTGGACCCGAACACCGGCGGCAGCAACGTGCTGCTGCTCGCGGTGGGCAGCGCGGTCATCGGCGGCACCAGCCTCTTCGGCGGCCGCGGACGCGTCATCGACGCCGTCCTGGGCGGCATGGTGGTCGCCGTGATCCAGAACGGAATGGGCCTCATGGGGTACAGCTCGGGCGTCAAGTACGCTGTCACCGGTTCGGTACTGCTGGTCGCCGCGGGTGTGGACGCTCTGTCCCGCCGCCGCGCAGCGCAACGATGA
- a CDS encoding ATP-binding cassette domain-containing protein has protein sequence MTATPILELRGIDKSFGAVQVLHEVNFAAYPGEVTALVGDNGAGKSTLVKCVGGIHPIDSGAYLFDGRPVHVHSPRDAASLGVEIVYQDLALCDNLDIVQNMFLGREKHRGIVLDGWTMEEMAAKTLKSLSVRTVKSVRQKVSSLSGGQRQTVAIAKAVLWNSKVVVLDEPTAALGVAQTAQVLELVRRLADNGLSVVLISHNMNDVFAVSDRIAALHLGRMAAQVKTSDVTHAQVVELITAGRSGDLGLADTNGAAT, from the coding sequence ATGACAGCGACCCCGATCCTCGAACTGCGGGGGATCGACAAAAGCTTCGGCGCGGTGCAGGTACTGCACGAGGTGAACTTCGCCGCCTACCCGGGGGAGGTGACCGCCCTGGTCGGCGACAACGGCGCCGGCAAGTCCACGCTGGTGAAGTGCGTCGGCGGGATCCACCCGATCGACTCCGGCGCGTACCTCTTCGACGGCAGGCCGGTCCATGTGCACAGCCCCCGCGACGCCGCCTCGCTGGGCGTCGAGATCGTCTACCAGGACCTCGCGCTCTGCGACAACCTCGACATCGTCCAGAACATGTTCCTCGGCCGTGAGAAGCACCGGGGCATCGTGCTCGACGGCTGGACGATGGAGGAGATGGCCGCCAAGACACTGAAGAGCCTCTCCGTCCGTACCGTGAAGTCGGTCCGCCAGAAGGTCTCCAGCCTCTCCGGCGGGCAGCGGCAGACCGTGGCGATCGCCAAGGCCGTGCTGTGGAACAGCAAGGTCGTCGTCCTCGACGAGCCGACCGCCGCACTCGGCGTCGCACAGACCGCGCAGGTCCTGGAGCTCGTCCGCAGGCTCGCCGACAACGGACTCAGCGTCGTGCTGATCTCGCACAACATGAACGACGTCTTCGCGGTGTCCGACCGGATCGCCGCCCTTCACCTGGGCCGGATGGCCGCCCAGGTCAAGACCTCGGACGTGACGCACGCCCAGGTCGTGGAACTGATCACCGCGGGCCGCAGCGGTGACCTGGGCCTCGCCGACACCAACGGAGCCGCCACATGA
- a CDS encoding sugar ABC transporter substrate-binding protein — translation MRKGLVLAGTSMVLMTSLAACGGSSGDDGADGGAKKPKIGVILPDSKSSARWEDADRPLLTAAFKAAGVDYDIQNAEGDKQAFQTIADQMITKGVNVLVIVNLDSGTGKAVLAKAKSQGVATIDYDRLTLGGSAQYYVSFDNTAVGKLQGEGLGKCLTDLKAEKPVVAELNGSPTDNNATLFAQGYNGVLDPKYASGEYTKGPNQSVPDWDNAQAGTIFEQMLTSEPKIGGVLAANDGLGNAAIAVLRKNHRNGQVPVTGQDATVQGLQNILAGDQCMTVYKAVKKEADATAQLAVSLAKGEKGKTNATVNDPEGKRDVAAVLETPTAIYRDNVKDVVADGYVTKADLCTGKYAALCTKYGIQ, via the coding sequence ATGCGCAAGGGACTTGTCCTCGCCGGCACCTCCATGGTGCTCATGACATCGCTCGCCGCCTGCGGCGGCTCCTCAGGTGACGACGGAGCCGACGGCGGTGCCAAGAAGCCGAAGATCGGCGTGATCCTTCCGGACAGCAAGTCGTCGGCCCGCTGGGAGGACGCGGACCGCCCGCTGCTGACCGCCGCCTTCAAGGCCGCGGGCGTGGACTACGACATCCAGAACGCGGAGGGCGACAAGCAGGCCTTCCAGACCATCGCCGACCAGATGATCACCAAGGGCGTCAACGTCCTGGTGATCGTGAACCTGGACAGCGGCACCGGCAAGGCCGTCCTCGCCAAGGCCAAGTCGCAGGGCGTGGCCACGATCGACTACGACCGGCTGACCCTCGGCGGCTCCGCCCAGTACTACGTGAGCTTCGACAACACGGCCGTCGGCAAGCTCCAGGGCGAGGGTCTCGGCAAGTGCCTGACCGACCTGAAGGCCGAGAAGCCGGTCGTCGCCGAGCTGAACGGCTCCCCCACCGACAACAACGCCACGCTGTTCGCCCAGGGGTACAACGGCGTCCTCGATCCGAAGTACGCCTCCGGCGAGTACACCAAGGGCCCCAACCAGTCGGTTCCGGACTGGGACAACGCCCAGGCCGGCACGATCTTCGAGCAGATGCTGACCAGCGAGCCCAAGATCGGCGGAGTGCTGGCCGCCAACGACGGCCTCGGCAACGCCGCCATCGCCGTGCTGCGCAAGAACCACCGCAACGGCCAGGTGCCCGTCACCGGCCAGGACGCCACCGTCCAGGGTCTGCAGAACATCCTGGCCGGGGACCAGTGCATGACGGTCTACAAGGCGGTGAAGAAGGAGGCGGACGCCACCGCGCAGCTCGCGGTGAGCCTGGCCAAGGGCGAGAAGGGGAAGACCAACGCCACGGTCAACGACCCGGAGGGCAAGCGCGACGTCGCCGCGGTCCTGGAGACCCCGACGGCCATCTACCGGGACAACGTCAAGGACGTCGTGGCCGACGGATACGTGACCAAGGCCGATCTGTGCACCGGCAAGTACGCCGCCCTGTGCACCAAGTACGGCATCCAGTAG
- a CDS encoding DUF6204 family protein encodes MGTQHTYRVIVRGTWDGLTDEARTRLLAEVADHGLTSMQFTEEGSLTYDTVLKHFSFRYIVVSDAEDGEEMASALAEERAETALMTQGYGYGPLRSTATDMDTMKVNYKGRRGPGAA; translated from the coding sequence ATGGGTACGCAGCACACATACCGGGTGATCGTCCGGGGCACCTGGGACGGGCTGACGGACGAGGCGCGGACCCGGCTGCTCGCCGAGGTGGCGGACCACGGCCTCACCTCCATGCAGTTCACCGAGGAGGGCTCGCTCACCTACGACACCGTGCTGAAGCACTTCAGCTTCCGGTACATCGTGGTGTCGGACGCCGAGGACGGCGAGGAGATGGCGTCCGCGCTCGCCGAGGAGCGGGCGGAGACCGCGCTCATGACTCAGGGGTACGGGTACGGGCCGCTGCGCTCCACGGCGACGGACATGGACACCATGAAGGTCAACTACAAGGGTCGGCGGGGCCCCGGGGCCGCCTGA
- a CDS encoding arginase family protein: MRNIVVIDAPSNLGLRPPSPGTVPGCCKLAGALRDQGIVRKLGALEGGVVVPPRYDLGTWQEGDGVFNATALARYTRTLADRLEHHVRAGDFPVVLGGDCSIQLGASLALRRIGRYGLAAVDASADFRHPGNSDRIGAAAGEEMALATGRGQDDLTDLEGLRPYLRDEDLRLFGLRDGDEDRAELTGLKIPHLTVGEIREWGPAEVARAAVVSLEGPALDGFWVHLDADVLDPSVMPAVDSPDDGGLLPDELAALLRTLVASPRCVGLNVTIYDPDLDPEGTAAALLTDLVVGAFPRQP; the protein is encoded by the coding sequence ATGCGGAATATCGTCGTCATCGACGCACCCTCCAACCTGGGCCTGAGGCCCCCGTCGCCCGGCACCGTCCCCGGCTGCTGCAAACTCGCGGGAGCCTTGCGCGACCAGGGAATCGTGCGGAAGCTCGGGGCGCTCGAAGGCGGCGTCGTGGTCCCCCCGCGCTATGACCTCGGCACCTGGCAGGAGGGCGACGGCGTGTTCAACGCCACGGCCCTCGCCCGCTACACACGCACCCTCGCGGACCGCCTCGAACATCACGTCAGGGCGGGAGACTTCCCGGTGGTACTGGGCGGCGACTGCTCGATCCAGCTCGGCGCCTCCCTCGCCCTGCGCCGCATCGGACGGTACGGACTGGCGGCCGTGGACGCGTCCGCGGACTTCCGGCACCCGGGCAACTCGGACCGGATCGGCGCGGCGGCCGGTGAGGAAATGGCCCTCGCGACCGGGCGGGGACAGGACGATCTCACCGACCTCGAAGGGCTCCGCCCCTACCTGCGGGACGAGGACCTCCGCCTCTTCGGGCTGCGGGACGGGGACGAGGACCGGGCCGAGCTGACCGGTCTGAAGATCCCCCACCTGACGGTCGGCGAGATCCGTGAGTGGGGGCCGGCCGAGGTGGCCCGGGCCGCGGTCGTGTCCCTGGAGGGCCCTGCGCTCGACGGATTCTGGGTGCACCTGGACGCCGACGTGCTCGACCCGAGTGTGATGCCCGCCGTCGACAGCCCCGACGACGGCGGACTCCTGCCGGACGAACTCGCCGCACTGCTGCGTACGTTGGTCGCCTCACCCCGGTGCGTGGGGCTCAACGTCACGATCTACGACCCCGACCTCGACCCCGAAGGCACCGCGGCGGCGCTCCTCACGGACCTCGTGGTGGGGGCGTTCCCGAGGCAGCCCTGA
- a CDS encoding VOC family protein: protein MDILGTTLRICVDDLEASVAFYEGITGTRALRFERGGVSVAAIGCFLLMSGPETELEMLRKVAATIAVKDVDEAREALTRAGAHIVAGPVPTPAGRNLIALHPDGSVFEYADRNAIV from the coding sequence ATGGACATCCTGGGAACCACGCTACGCATCTGCGTCGACGACCTGGAGGCCTCGGTGGCCTTCTACGAGGGCATCACCGGCACCCGCGCGCTGCGCTTCGAGCGCGGCGGGGTGTCGGTCGCCGCGATCGGCTGCTTCCTGCTCATGAGCGGGCCCGAGACCGAGCTGGAGATGCTGCGCAAGGTGGCGGCCACCATCGCGGTCAAGGACGTGGACGAGGCCCGCGAGGCACTCACCCGGGCCGGTGCGCACATCGTCGCGGGCCCGGTCCCGACCCCCGCGGGCCGCAACCTGATCGCCCTGCACCCGGACGGTTCGGTCTTCGAGTACGCGGACCGCAACGCCATCGTCTGA
- a CDS encoding class I SAM-dependent methyltransferase, producing MPKETAVYTHGHHESVLRSHRWRTAENSAAYLLGELKPGMSVLDVGCGPGTITADLAALVAPGVVTGVETNQDILDQAAGAARERGLENVSFAIADVHALDFPDDSFDVVHAHQVLQHVGDPVQALREMRRVCRPGGLVAVRDSDYAAMTWYPEVPGMEAWLALYRQVARANGGEPDAGRRLLSWARQAGFTDITPTAAAWCYATPESRSWWSGLWADRTVASSYARKVVDAGHATAEDLTAAAAAWRAWGEEGDGWFMVPHGEVLCRV from the coding sequence ATGCCGAAGGAAACCGCCGTCTACACCCATGGGCACCACGAGTCGGTGCTTCGCTCGCACCGCTGGCGCACCGCCGAGAATTCGGCGGCCTATCTGCTCGGTGAGCTCAAGCCGGGAATGTCCGTACTGGACGTGGGCTGCGGGCCGGGGACGATCACGGCCGATCTGGCCGCGCTGGTCGCACCGGGCGTCGTGACCGGCGTCGAGACCAACCAGGACATCCTCGACCAGGCGGCCGGAGCCGCCCGCGAACGCGGGCTGGAGAACGTCTCGTTCGCCATCGCCGACGTCCACGCACTGGACTTCCCGGACGACTCCTTCGACGTGGTCCACGCCCATCAGGTGCTCCAGCACGTCGGCGACCCCGTGCAGGCGCTGCGCGAGATGCGCCGGGTCTGCCGCCCGGGCGGGCTCGTCGCCGTCAGGGACAGCGACTACGCGGCGATGACCTGGTATCCGGAAGTACCGGGCATGGAGGCGTGGTTGGCCCTGTACCGGCAGGTGGCCCGCGCCAACGGCGGGGAGCCCGACGCCGGGCGCAGGCTCCTCTCCTGGGCCCGGCAGGCCGGCTTCACCGACATCACCCCGACCGCCGCCGCCTGGTGTTACGCGACGCCGGAGAGCCGGAGCTGGTGGAGCGGGCTGTGGGCGGACCGTACGGTCGCCTCCTCCTACGCGCGGAAGGTGGTCGACGCCGGCCACGCCACGGCCGAGGACCTCACCGCGGCAGCGGCGGCGTGGCGCGCCTGGGGCGAGGAGGGCGACGGCTGGTTCATGGTGCCGCACGGCGAGGTGCTCTGCCGGGTGTGA
- a CDS encoding argininosuccinate synthase produces MKIVLAYSGGLDTSVALHWLKERYDAEIIAFCADIGQIESLDTIEERALRTGASKVYVEPLADPFLKDFALPALQAHARYENKYLMAAPLSRPLIARRMVEIAHAEGADAVAHGATGKGNDQVRFFTSTTALDSGLRVLAPVVDWPLTTRESEFAYAREHGIEVPVTRDNPYSIDTNIWGTSIECGELDDIGRPPPARAWQLTADPGSAPDRPERVTIGFEAGTPVALDGERLTLTELVRRLNSVAARHGVGRVDIVESRIVGFKSRGIYEAPAATALMAAHEELEALVLDRETLHHKQSLAPRYAELVYYGYWFSDLRRALDGFVSSLQAAVTGDITLELYKGSLTVVARQSPNSRYSGPLATYEAGDTFDHRAGAAFAYVWSLPLARP; encoded by the coding sequence ATGAAGATCGTGCTCGCCTATTCGGGAGGTCTGGACACCTCCGTGGCCCTGCACTGGCTCAAAGAGCGGTACGACGCCGAGATCATCGCGTTCTGCGCGGACATCGGCCAGATCGAGTCCCTGGACACGATCGAGGAGCGGGCGCTGCGTACCGGCGCCTCGAAGGTGTACGTCGAACCGCTCGCCGATCCCTTCCTGAAGGACTTCGCGCTCCCCGCCCTGCAGGCGCACGCCCGCTACGAGAACAAGTACCTGATGGCCGCACCGCTCTCGCGCCCGCTGATCGCCCGGCGCATGGTCGAGATCGCCCACGCGGAGGGTGCGGACGCGGTCGCCCACGGGGCGACGGGCAAGGGCAACGACCAGGTGCGATTCTTCACCAGCACCACCGCGCTCGACTCCGGACTACGGGTGCTCGCACCGGTCGTCGACTGGCCCCTGACCACTCGGGAGTCGGAGTTCGCGTACGCCCGCGAGCACGGCATCGAAGTGCCGGTCACCCGGGACAACCCCTACAGCATCGACACCAACATCTGGGGCACCAGCATCGAATGCGGCGAGCTGGACGACATCGGCCGGCCGCCCCCGGCGCGCGCCTGGCAGCTCACGGCCGACCCGGGGAGCGCCCCGGACCGGCCGGAACGGGTCACCATCGGATTCGAGGCCGGAACTCCCGTCGCCCTCGACGGCGAAAGGCTCACCCTGACCGAACTGGTGCGCCGGCTCAACAGCGTGGCCGCACGGCACGGAGTGGGACGCGTCGACATCGTCGAGAGCCGTATCGTCGGCTTCAAGTCGCGCGGCATCTACGAGGCGCCGGCCGCCACCGCCCTGATGGCCGCGCACGAGGAACTCGAGGCGCTCGTCCTCGACCGCGAGACACTGCACCACAAGCAGTCCCTGGCTCCGCGCTACGCCGAACTCGTCTACTACGGATACTGGTTCTCCGACCTGCGCCGTGCGCTGGACGGCTTCGTCTCCAGCCTGCAAGCCGCTGTGACCGGCGACATCACGCTGGAGCTGTACAAGGGCTCCCTCACCGTCGTCGCACGACAGTCCCCGAACTCCCGCTACAGCGGACCCCTGGCCACCTACGAAGCCGGCGACACCTTCGACCACCGTGCGGGCGCCGCCTTCGCCTACGTATGGTCCCTGCCCCTCGCACGACCGTGA
- a CDS encoding bifunctional phosphatase PAP2/diacylglycerol kinase family protein, which yields MSTRPLPSTFTSSTRLRGWLQQRDLSAFQGVADRHWPGAEAVLPRLSRSANHGLLWFGAAAGIATLGGSARARRAALRGVASLALASVAINTVGKGAVRRDRPVLDMVPVIRRLKRQPITTSFPSGHAASAAAFATGVALESLGWGAAVAPVAAAVAASRVYTGVHYPSDVVAGAALGVGAAFALRGVVPTRGQLPAPGRPPTEAPSLPAGEGLVVVVNERSGTARGTASLVRDALPMAEVVECAPEALADTFAEAVARGRALGVCGGDGTVNLAASVAATHGVPLAVFPGGTLNHFAYDLGIETVHDTVAALKAGDAVRVDLGRFRPGPHGPDGADGYFLNAFSLGVYPELVRKREHWAPRIGGWPAGMLAAFEVLRGERPLEAELQGKRRPLWLLFVGNGLFQRVGPAPGRRHNLADGLLDVRVVHGGRTPGLRLIAAAVAGPLTRSPVHAAERRRRVRIAGLPPGTPYAYDGEVAHAGTELLVDKLPEALTVYCPMPV from the coding sequence ATGTCCACACGCCCTCTGCCCTCCACCTTCACCTCGTCCACCCGCCTCAGGGGCTGGCTCCAGCAGCGCGACCTGAGCGCGTTCCAGGGGGTCGCCGACCGGCACTGGCCCGGCGCGGAAGCCGTGCTGCCCCGATTGAGCCGCAGCGCCAACCACGGACTGCTGTGGTTCGGCGCCGCCGCGGGCATCGCCACGCTGGGCGGCAGCGCGCGGGCGCGCCGGGCCGCGCTGCGCGGTGTGGCCTCGCTCGCCCTCGCCTCCGTCGCCATCAACACGGTCGGCAAGGGCGCGGTGCGCCGGGACCGGCCGGTGCTCGACATGGTTCCGGTGATAAGGCGCCTGAAGCGCCAGCCGATCACCACGTCCTTCCCGTCCGGTCACGCCGCGTCCGCCGCCGCGTTCGCCACCGGGGTGGCCCTTGAGTCCCTGGGCTGGGGCGCGGCCGTCGCCCCGGTGGCCGCGGCGGTGGCGGCTTCCCGGGTCTACACGGGGGTGCACTATCCGAGCGACGTCGTGGCGGGCGCCGCGCTCGGCGTGGGCGCGGCCTTCGCGCTGCGCGGGGTGGTACCGACCCGGGGCCAGCTCCCCGCCCCCGGCCGGCCGCCCACGGAGGCCCCGTCGCTCCCGGCCGGCGAGGGCCTGGTGGTGGTCGTCAACGAACGGTCGGGGACCGCGCGGGGGACGGCTTCGCTCGTCCGGGACGCGCTGCCGATGGCCGAGGTGGTGGAGTGCGCACCCGAGGCTCTGGCGGACACGTTCGCCGAGGCGGTCGCCAGGGGGCGGGCGCTGGGCGTCTGCGGCGGCGACGGCACGGTCAACCTGGCGGCGTCCGTCGCGGCGACCCACGGGGTCCCGCTGGCGGTGTTCCCCGGCGGCACCCTCAACCACTTCGCGTACGACCTCGGCATCGAGACGGTGCACGACACGGTGGCCGCGCTGAAGGCCGGTGACGCGGTCCGCGTCGACCTCGGACGCTTCCGGCCCGGCCCGCACGGGCCCGACGGGGCGGACGGCTACTTCCTCAACGCGTTCAGCCTCGGCGTCTATCCGGAGCTCGTACGGAAGCGGGAGCACTGGGCGCCCCGCATCGGCGGATGGCCGGCCGGGATGCTCGCGGCCTTCGAGGTGCTGCGCGGGGAACGTCCTCTGGAGGCCGAACTCCAGGGCAAGCGGCGTCCGTTGTGGCTGCTCTTCGTCGGCAACGGCCTCTTCCAGCGGGTCGGCCCCGCACCCGGCAGGCGCCACAACCTCGCGGACGGGCTGCTGGACGTACGCGTGGTCCACGGCGGCCGGACCCCCGGGCTCCGGCTGATCGCGGCGGCCGTGGCCGGCCCGCTGACCCGCTCCCCCGTGCACGCGGCGGAGCGGCGCCGCCGGGTCAGGATCGCCGGACTGCCGCCGGGGACTCCGTACGCGTACGACGGCGAAGTGGCCCACGCGGGAACGGAGTTGCTCGTCGACAAGCTCCCGGAGGCGCTGACGGTCTACTGTCCCATGCCGGTCTGA